The Triticum aestivum cultivar Chinese Spring chromosome 3A, IWGSC CS RefSeq v2.1, whole genome shotgun sequence genome includes a region encoding these proteins:
- the LOC123060796 gene encoding uncharacterized protein, giving the protein MGDPAPPAWMAAAARKWLEDAGAIAEDGAGDGRRAFNALPLFGVRVSLAERGRAVCSLRVPARLTDADGNWHAGAIAAAVDDVCAAAIMSVEGIIKVSVHYDISYFAPAKHHEEVEMDGRVVDRKGRMTAVTTEVRKKESGALVAIGRQWMTTSRPKGYQGSKL; this is encoded by the exons ATGGGCGACCCGGCGCCGCCCGCGTGGATGGCCGCCGCGGCCCGCAAGTGGCTCGAGGACGCCGGCGCCATCGCGGAGGACGGCGCCGGCGACGGCCGCAGGGCTTTTAACGCGCTGCCGCTGTTCGGCGTGCGCGTGTCCCTTGCCGAGCGCGGCCGCGCCGTCTGCTCGCTCCGCGTGCCCGCCCGCCTCACG GACGCGGACGGGAACTGGCACGCGGGGGCTATCGCGGCGGCGGTGGACGACGTGTGCGCGGCGGCGATCATGTCGGTGGAGGGCATCATCAAGGTCTCCGTCCACTACGACATCTCCTACTTCGCGCCGGCCAAGCACCAT GAGGAAGTGGAGATGGACGGGAGGGTGGTCGACCGGAAAGGGAGGATGACGGCGGTGACCACGGAGGTCCGGAAGAAGGAGTCCGGCGCGCTGGTGGCGATCGGCCGGCAGTGGATGACCACCTCCAGACCAAAGGGATATCAAGGGAGCAAGCTATGA
- the LOC123060795 gene encoding acyl-coenzyme A thioesterase 13 encodes MDDGAAEAEALRLRLAAVARKWLEDPRADYAGKITDAASQKGHALNSLVLAGARISLSEHGRVVCSFHVPPPLTDSDGTWHAGALAAAADNMCSAVVFTVVGAPTSTVHYGLSYFSPVACNEEVQLDGRVVGRKGKLTAAVVRVRKMGSGELVAIGRQWMTPAWPTKSNKSRSKL; translated from the exons atggacgacggggcggcggaggCCGAAGCGCTGCGGCTCCGTCTGGCCGCCGTCGCCAGGAAGTGGCTGGAGGACCCGCGCGCGGACTACGCCGGCAAAATCACCGACGCGGCCAGCCAAAAGGGGCACGCGCTCAACTCGCTGGTGCTGGCCGGCGCACGCATCTCCCTCTCCGAGCACGGCCGCGTCGTGTGCTCGTTCCACGTGCCGCCGCCGCTCACC GACTCTGACGGGACGTGGCACGCgggggcgctggcggcggcggcggacaacaTGTGCTCGGCGGTGGTCTTCACGGTGGTGGGCGCGCCCACGTCCACCGTCCACTACGGCCTGTCCTACTTCTCGCCCGTCGCGTGCAAC GAGGAGGTTCAGTTGGACGGGCGGGTGGTGGGCCGGAAAGGGAAGCTCACGGCCGCCGTGGTGCGGGTGCGGAAGATGGGATCCGGCGAGCTGGTGGCGATAGGGAGGCAGTGGATGACCCCTGCCTGGCCAACGAAGAGCAACAAAAGTAGGAGCAAGCTCTGA